GTAAAGATAAACTCAAACTTACCTCCGTATTTAAACCGATTATCGGCCAAACCATAAGCGCCATACAGCATTACCCTAAAGCGTTCGCTAAGTTTATCGGTGGTTTGTATTCCTAATTTAAACCTCACTTTTTCCAGTTGGTTCAAGCTAAACACATTCGCAAACGGACCAAAACTTACAGGGCCTGCAGGAAGATAACCGGTTGCCATGGCTCGTCCGGCGTATGAAACCAATTTAAAAGCCGTGGTTCGTTTAATGCTATCCACCATGGAATAAATGCCTTTCTCTTTATCGAGTAGCATTTCATGTCGGTTTTGATTCCAGAACTCCTCGTTTTTTTCGTAGGCCTTATCGTCGATATCGGTGGCATCGGCGGTGGTAAACAGCTCCGGATCAATGGCTTGGTCAACCACCAGGTTTCGGTAACTTTTGCTTTTTCGTCCAATTACCTTAGCGTCTTTGCTGAGGTAATAATTCAATTTTAAATTCAGGTATTCTTTATGCGGAAGCCAATAGCTGATAGTGGAATCGTTCTTGGTTAGCTGATAATGCTTAAATTCCTGAAAAAAGGACATTCCTTCCAAAATTCCGGTAGCCTGCCCTTCCGATATTTCCGCATCGATACTTTGAATAGCAAAGGTGTTCAGGTTAATTATCATTTTACCTTTCAGCGTATTTTCCCCTTTACGCTTGGGTTTAAACTCCATTTCCAGGTGAGGTTCCCCATCAATTTGAATGGTGTCGTTGTAAAACAGGAAATAGCGATAGGTGTTTAAGCCATAATCGGCCATCGGACTAATGAAACTCTTTCCCAGGGCCGAAATTGTATTGTCGTAAATGTTGAAATTTTGGTTGACGTTACTCAGCAATTCGGTAATAAAATCTTGCTTTTGAATTCCCGAAATCTTTACCCCTTTCATTCGTTCGGTGTACTTGGCCGGATCGGTTTGTTTGTAAACATCGCTCAACTGTTCAATAAGAAAAAAGGGCAGAACCGATTTTCCCCGCTCCGTAACCGTATCCAGGTAATTTTGAAGAAATGGAAAGTTCTTCATCAACTGGTCGTTTTGAAGCGATTTTTTTGAAACACCATCCAGGTCAAGTTCATACTTAACATAGGATTCAAAACTCAAACTGCTTACCTTTTCCGGGTTGTTCTTATCCTTGTATTGCTGCATTTTCCGAAACAGAATAACAGCCGGATCTTCCCCTTTAATAACAATTTCATTGAGCTGAATATCGCTCACCTTCAAAACGAAATCAATAACCTGGTTAGCAAGTTCGGTATTTATCTTCTTTTTAAGTGTGGTATAACCCAGGGAAGCCGCCATCAGGGTATCCGATTTATTCATGGCATTTTTGGCAACCTTTAAGCTATAGTAACCCAGGGTGTCGGTAGTAGTTCCAACAAACCTTCCGTCGAGTACCACATTCACAAAAGGCAATCCTTCGCCGCTTCTGGCATCGGTTACCCGGCCTTTCAGGTGCAGAAAAACTTGCTGAGCCCAAGAGTTAAACCCAATTAAACCCAAAACAAAAATTAATGCCGCTTTTCTTTTCACCTATCAGTTTGAGTCGGCAAAAATAGAGAAACAACAAACAGGTTTTAGAATGAATTTTTTCAAGAATGTAAACCTTTTCCGAGGTATAACTTCAGCCTCCGTTTTGAGGAGCAATTTCGCTGTTTTGAAAGGCATCAGTACGGGCTTAGGTCCGGGTAGGGATAGTAGTGGATAGCCCACAGGACCCCGATGGCATTAGCCGAGGGGGACGAGGACTAGGAACGGATAGCCCGACCA
This genomic stretch from Bacteroidia bacterium harbors:
- a CDS encoding DUF5686 and carboxypeptidase regulatory-like domain-containing protein, encoding MKRKAALIFVLGLIGFNSWAQQVFLHLKGRVTDARSGEGLPFVNVVLDGRFVGTTTDTLGYYSLKVAKNAMNKSDTLMAASLGYTTLKKKINTELANQVIDFVLKVSDIQLNEIVIKGEDPAVILFRKMQQYKDKNNPEKVSSLSFESYVKYELDLDGVSKKSLQNDQLMKNFPFLQNYLDTVTERGKSVLPFFLIEQLSDVYKQTDPAKYTERMKGVKISGIQKQDFITELLSNVNQNFNIYDNTISALGKSFISPMADYGLNTYRYFLFYNDTIQIDGEPHLEMEFKPKRKGENTLKGKMIINLNTFAIQSIDAEISEGQATGILEGMSFFQEFKHYQLTKNDSTISYWLPHKEYLNLKLNYYLSKDAKVIGRKSKSYRNLVVDQAIDPELFTTADATDIDDKAYEKNEEFWNQNRHEMLLDKEKGIYSMVDSIKRTTAFKLVSYAGRAMATGYLPAGPVSFGPFANVFSLNQLEKVRFKLGIQTTDKLSERFRVMLYGAYGLADNRFKYGGKFEFIFTRKPWNKITLLARTDIDFMSRHSSEMDHDNVFTLIQKKTPQRLYNIEEFKVVFDHEFHRDLTAYLTIQHQRYSPYFDFKYLQDGQIQHNLITSEVGILFKYQHNASALSGKYNKEAKANKLFAMFRKKNPWPIVYLRYYAGVGGILGSQFTYHDLSLGLESDLPITAKQSFYYNIWGGQIFGTLPFLLLKNPEGNYNHVFNKYLFQNMSLLEFSADRYISGNFQYALGGALFDKIPLWKKLKLTEVLTCNVFYGNTSNQNKEFNKLNKMGTAYPVPYVEAGAGIANILKFIRLDGVWRLTHLNKKGDVFFCVYASLYIKI